In one window of Streptomyces griseus subsp. griseus DNA:
- a CDS encoding hemolysin family protein: MIVLQLFIGLLTLVLNAFFVGAEFALISVRRSQIEPQAEAGDKRARSVIWGLEHVSALLAAAQLGITLCTLVLGIVAEPAIAHLLEPVFDAVGMPDGLVHPLSFAIALGVATYLHMLLGEMVPKNIALAEPARSALLLGPPLVAVARALRPVIFAINAFANALLKLLRVEAKDEVSATFSDDELARLVKDAGDAGLVDDRSAERLHHALELGRRPVRDVVMPVDRVLYARVGTTPEELERLSHVSGFSRFPVMDSEGRILGYLHVKDALDATPRDAPFPVSALRPIARVRAATPLDDVLTALRRSRTHLAAVLDEGDRLVGMVTMEDVLRELVGRAQSR, translated from the coding sequence GTGATCGTCCTCCAGCTCTTCATCGGTCTGCTGACCCTGGTGCTCAACGCCTTCTTCGTGGGCGCCGAGTTCGCCCTGATCTCCGTACGCCGCAGCCAGATCGAGCCGCAGGCCGAGGCCGGCGACAAGCGGGCCCGCAGTGTCATCTGGGGGCTGGAGCACGTCTCGGCGCTGCTGGCCGCCGCCCAGCTCGGCATCACGCTCTGCACCCTGGTGCTGGGCATCGTGGCCGAACCCGCCATCGCCCATCTGCTGGAGCCGGTCTTCGACGCGGTGGGGATGCCGGACGGGCTGGTGCACCCGCTCTCCTTCGCGATCGCGCTGGGCGTGGCGACGTACCTGCACATGCTGCTGGGCGAGATGGTGCCGAAGAACATCGCGCTGGCCGAACCGGCGCGCAGCGCGCTGCTCCTGGGCCCGCCGCTGGTCGCGGTGGCCCGTGCGCTGCGGCCGGTGATCTTCGCGATCAACGCCTTCGCCAACGCTCTGCTCAAGCTCCTGCGGGTGGAGGCGAAGGACGAGGTCTCCGCGACGTTCTCGGACGACGAACTGGCCCGGCTGGTGAAGGACGCCGGCGACGCGGGGCTGGTCGACGACCGCTCGGCGGAGCGGCTGCACCACGCCCTGGAGCTGGGACGGCGTCCGGTACGGGATGTGGTCATGCCGGTGGACCGGGTGCTGTACGCCCGGGTCGGCACCACGCCCGAGGAGCTGGAGCGGCTCTCGCACGTGTCAGGGTTCTCCCGTTTCCCGGTGATGGACAGCGAGGGCCGCATCCTGGGCTATCTCCATGTGAAGGACGCCCTGGACGCCACGCCCCGGGACGCGCCGTTCCCGGTGTCGGCCCTGCGGCCGATCGCCCGGGTGCGGGCCGCGACCCCGCTGGACGACGTACTGACCGCACTGCGGCGCAGCCGGACCCATCTCGCGGCGGTCCTGGACGAGGGGGACCGGCTGGTCGGCATGGTCACGATGGAGGACGTCCTGCGCGAACTGGTCGGCCGGGCGCAGTCCCGCTGA
- a CDS encoding SGNH/GDSL hydrolase family protein produces the protein MELNASYTSLVAVGDSFTEGMSDLLPDGSYRGWADVLASRLASRSPGFRYANLAVRGKLIRQIVDEQVAAAAAMQADVVTLVGGLNDTLRPKCDMGMVRGRLEEAVERLAPSCKQLVLMRSPGRNGPVFDRFRPRMEALFALIDDLASRHGAVVVDLYSAPSLSDPRMWDADRLHLAAEGHRRVAEAVWQTLGLPPELDWQAPVPASLPPRWANRRADDIRFARRHLGPWIGRRLTGRSSGDGRWGAQFDTATASGFWITPADAESPGPVTGWRRASSEEGAPPASS, from the coding sequence ATGGAATTGAATGCCTCCTACACCAGTCTCGTCGCGGTCGGCGACTCCTTCACCGAGGGCATGTCGGATCTGCTCCCCGACGGCAGCTACCGGGGCTGGGCCGATGTCCTGGCCTCCCGGCTCGCGTCCCGGTCCCCCGGCTTCCGGTACGCCAACCTCGCCGTACGCGGAAAGCTCATCAGGCAGATCGTCGACGAGCAGGTGGCCGCGGCGGCCGCGATGCAGGCCGATGTGGTGACCCTCGTCGGCGGGCTGAACGACACGCTGCGCCCGAAGTGCGACATGGGCATGGTCAGGGGGCGGCTGGAGGAGGCCGTGGAACGGCTGGCCCCGTCCTGCAAGCAGCTGGTGCTGATGCGCAGCCCCGGGCGCAACGGCCCGGTTTTCGACCGGTTCCGTCCCCGGATGGAGGCGCTGTTCGCCCTGATCGACGACCTGGCGAGCCGGCACGGAGCCGTGGTGGTCGACCTCTACTCCGCGCCCTCGCTCAGCGACCCGCGCATGTGGGACGCCGACCGGCTGCACCTCGCCGCCGAGGGGCACCGGCGGGTGGCGGAGGCGGTCTGGCAGACGCTGGGACTCCCGCCCGAACTCGACTGGCAGGCGCCGGTCCCCGCCTCCCTTCCGCCGCGCTGGGCGAACCGGCGGGCCGACGACATCCGCTTCGCCCGCCGCCACCTGGGGCCCTGGATCGGCCGCCGGCTCACCGGCCGGTCCTCCGGCGACGGCCGGTGGGGCGCCCAGTTCGACACCGCGACCGCTTCGGGCTTCTGGATCACGCCCGCGGACGCGGAGTCCCCCGGGCCGGTGACGGGGTGGCGCCGGGCCTCGTCCGAGGAGGGCGCACCCCCCGCGTCCTCGTGA
- a CDS encoding class I SAM-dependent methyltransferase, with translation MQLRSRKRPPDAVHHPVFARFYARLSVTADLRGGVAAYREELVAGVSGRVIEIGAGNGLNFAHYPGTVSEVVALEPERSLRQLAVRAGLRAEVPVDVVPGAAEALPVKSEAFDAAVASLVLCTVRDLPKALAEIRRVLRPGGELRFFEHGLAPGRALAAAQRTADRTVWPLLFGGCHTARDPLAAIEAAGFELGTYRRLRIPEKGVRLPTSPCVLGVARKPFNPD, from the coding sequence ATGCAGCTGCGCAGCAGGAAGCGCCCACCGGACGCCGTGCACCACCCGGTCTTCGCCCGCTTCTACGCCCGGCTGAGTGTGACGGCCGACCTCAGGGGCGGCGTCGCCGCGTACCGCGAGGAGCTGGTGGCGGGGGTCTCCGGCCGGGTCATCGAGATCGGTGCGGGCAACGGGCTGAACTTCGCCCACTATCCGGGGACCGTGTCGGAGGTCGTGGCGCTGGAGCCGGAGCGTTCGCTGCGGCAGCTCGCCGTCCGCGCCGGGCTGCGCGCCGAGGTGCCGGTGGATGTGGTGCCGGGTGCGGCGGAGGCGCTGCCGGTCAAGAGCGAGGCGTTCGACGCGGCGGTGGCCTCACTGGTCCTGTGTACGGTGCGGGACCTGCCGAAGGCGCTCGCCGAGATCAGGCGGGTGCTGCGTCCGGGCGGTGAACTGCGGTTCTTCGAACACGGACTGGCACCGGGCAGAGCCCTGGCGGCCGCCCAGCGCACGGCGGACCGGACGGTGTGGCCGCTCCTCTTCGGCGGCTGTCATACGGCCCGGGACCCGCTGGCCGCCATCGAGGCGGCGGGCTTCGAGCTGGGGACGTACCGCAGGCTGCGGATCCCGGAGAAGGGCGTGCGGTTGCCCACGTCGCCCTGCGTGCTGGGGGTGGCCCGCAAGCCGTTCAACCCGGACTGA
- the bioD gene encoding dethiobiotin synthase: MTILVVTGTGTEIGKTVVTAAVAAAARGRRVAVLKPAQTGLAPGEPGDAAEVARLAGDQVTAVELARFPEPLAPATAARRAGLTPVRPHEVAEAARKLATEHDLVLVEGAGGLLVRFDDEGATLADAAQLLSAPVLVVAPAGLGTLNATALTAEALRARGLECLGVVVGSMPDHPDLASRCNIEDLPVAAGAPLLGAVPAGAGALAGADFAARAAGWLAPELGGTWTVPSL, from the coding sequence ATGACGATTCTCGTGGTGACCGGTACGGGGACGGAGATCGGCAAGACGGTGGTGACCGCTGCCGTGGCGGCTGCCGCGCGGGGGCGCCGGGTCGCGGTGCTCAAGCCCGCGCAGACCGGGCTCGCGCCCGGCGAGCCGGGCGATGCGGCCGAGGTGGCGCGGCTGGCGGGTGACCAGGTGACCGCGGTCGAACTGGCCCGGTTCCCCGAGCCGTTGGCCCCGGCAACGGCGGCCCGGCGGGCGGGGCTCACCCCGGTGCGGCCGCACGAGGTGGCCGAGGCGGCGCGGAAGCTGGCCACCGAGCACGATCTGGTGCTGGTCGAGGGGGCGGGCGGGCTGCTCGTCCGGTTCGACGACGAGGGCGCGACCCTGGCGGACGCGGCACAGCTGCTGTCGGCACCGGTGCTGGTGGTGGCGCCCGCGGGCCTGGGCACGCTGAACGCCACCGCGCTCACGGCCGAGGCGCTGCGGGCGCGTGGGCTGGAGTGCCTGGGCGTCGTGGTGGGCAGCATGCCGGACCACCCCGATCTCGCCTCCCGTTGCAACATCGAGGACCTGCCGGTGGCGGCCGGCGCCCCGCTGCTGGGGGCCGTACCGGCCGGGGCGGGGGCGCTGGCGGGCGCCGACTTCGCGGCGAGGGCGGCCGGTTGGCTGGCGCCGGAGCTCGGGGGGACGTGGACCGTGCCGTCGCTGTGA
- a CDS encoding adenosylmethionine--8-amino-7-oxononanoate transaminase — MPEPYDPDRGGPAEPKPYAPDELRALDRAHVWHPYGPMPGRQQPLIVESASGVRLQLAEPVEGQRELVDGMSSWWSAVHGYNHPVLNEAARGQLDRMSHVMFGGLTHEPAVRLAARLVEITPEPLQHVFLADSGSVSVEVAVKMCLQFWRSAGRPEKSRLLTWRGGYHGDTWQPMSVCDPEGGMHELWSGALLRQVFADAPPDGFDAEPDPAYVTHLRELIADHADEVAAVIVEPVVQGAGGMRFHSPAYLRVLREACDASDVLLVFDEIATGFGRTGKLFAAAHAGVSPDVMCVGKALTGGYLTMAATLCTSRVAEGISRGEVPVLAHGPTFMGNPLAASIASASVDLLLGQDWEGEVARIGAGLRAGLAPASAVPGVVDVRVLGAIGVVQLDHEVDMAAATRAAVREGVWLRPFRDLVYTMPPYVTGDDDVRRICRAVCAAAREG, encoded by the coding sequence ATGCCTGAGCCGTACGACCCCGACCGCGGCGGGCCCGCCGAGCCGAAACCGTACGCCCCGGACGAACTGCGGGCGCTGGACCGCGCGCACGTCTGGCACCCCTACGGTCCGATGCCAGGTCGGCAGCAGCCGCTGATCGTGGAGTCGGCCTCCGGCGTGCGGCTCCAACTCGCCGAACCCGTCGAAGGGCAGCGGGAGTTGGTGGACGGCATGTCGTCCTGGTGGTCGGCGGTGCACGGCTACAACCACCCGGTCCTCAACGAGGCCGCGCGCGGCCAGCTGGACCGGATGAGCCATGTGATGTTCGGCGGGCTCACCCATGAGCCCGCCGTCCGGCTGGCGGCCCGGCTGGTGGAGATCACCCCTGAGCCGCTCCAGCATGTCTTCCTGGCCGACTCGGGGTCCGTCTCGGTCGAGGTCGCGGTCAAGATGTGCCTGCAGTTCTGGCGTTCGGCCGGGCGCCCGGAGAAGAGCCGGCTGCTGACCTGGCGCGGCGGCTACCACGGCGACACCTGGCAGCCGATGTCGGTGTGCGACCCGGAGGGCGGGATGCACGAGCTGTGGTCGGGGGCGCTGCTCCGGCAGGTCTTCGCCGACGCCCCGCCGGACGGTTTCGACGCGGAGCCGGACCCCGCCTATGTGACCCATCTGCGGGAGCTGATCGCGGACCACGCCGACGAGGTCGCCGCGGTGATCGTGGAGCCGGTGGTGCAGGGAGCGGGCGGGATGCGGTTCCACTCCCCCGCCTATCTGCGGGTGCTGCGCGAGGCGTGCGACGCGTCGGACGTGCTGTTGGTGTTCGACGAGATCGCCACGGGTTTCGGGCGGACGGGGAAGCTGTTCGCCGCCGCTCACGCCGGTGTCTCGCCGGATGTCATGTGCGTGGGCAAGGCGCTGACCGGCGGTTATCTCACGATGGCGGCGACGCTGTGCACCTCGCGGGTGGCCGAGGGGATCTCGCGCGGCGAGGTGCCGGTGCTGGCGCACGGCCCGACGTTCATGGGCAACCCGCTGGCCGCCTCGATCGCCTCGGCCTCGGTGGACCTGCTGCTCGGGCAGGACTGGGAGGGCGAGGTGGCGCGGATCGGCGCCGGGCTGCGTGCGGGGCTCGCGCCCGCGTCGGCGGTCCCGGGGGTCGTGGACGTACGCGTCCTGGGGGCGATCGGGGTCGTCCAACTCGACCACGAGGTGGACATGGCGGCGGCGACCCGGGCGGCCGTGCGCGAGGGCGTGTGGCTGCGGCCGTTCCGCGATCTGGTGTACACGATGCCGCCGTACGTCACCGGGGACGACGACGTACGACGGATCTGCCGGGCCGTGTGCGCCGCGGCACGGGAGGGCTGA
- a CDS encoding GNAT family N-acetyltransferase, with protein MAAMDDLSIRSATAADLDGVLAFWKVAAEGTSISDDGDGVARLVERDPDALILAERDGTLVGTVIAGFDGWRCHLYRLAVHPEQRRRGVGGALLAAAEERFAALGGRRADAMVLDRNELAQHAWRAAGYGPQPQWSRWVKHLTE; from the coding sequence ATGGCCGCCATGGACGATCTTTCGATACGGTCCGCGACCGCGGCCGATCTGGACGGGGTGCTCGCGTTCTGGAAGGTGGCCGCGGAGGGCACCAGCATCAGCGACGACGGCGACGGGGTCGCGCGTCTGGTGGAACGGGACCCGGACGCCCTGATCCTCGCCGAGCGGGACGGAACACTGGTGGGCACCGTGATCGCGGGCTTCGACGGCTGGCGCTGCCATCTCTACCGGCTCGCCGTCCATCCGGAGCAGCGCCGCCGGGGTGTGGGCGGCGCCCTGCTCGCGGCGGCGGAGGAACGGTTCGCGGCCCTCGGCGGACGCCGCGCCGACGCCATGGTGCTGGACCGCAACGAGTTGGCGCAGCACGCCTGGCGGGCGGCGGGTTACGGTCCGCAGCCTCAGTGGAGCCGCTGGGTGAAGCACCTCACGGAGTGA
- the bioB gene encoding biotin synthase BioB, whose translation MDLLNTLVDKGLRRELPTREEALAVLATSDDDLLDVVAAAGKVRRQWFGRRVKLNYLVNLKSGLCPEDCSYCSQRLGSQAGILKYTWLKPDEASRAAAAGVAGGAKRVCLVASGRGPTDRDVDRVTKTIEAIKERHEGVEVCACLGLLSDGQADRLRSAGADAYNHNLNTSEETYGAITTTHTYADRVETVQQAQAAGLSACSGLIAGMGESDKDLVDVVFALRDLDPDSVPVNFLIPFEGTPLAKEWNLTPQRCLRILAMVRFVCPDVEVRLAGGREVHLRSMQPLALHLVNSVFLGDYLTSEGQAGQADLDMIADAGFEVEGQGTTTLPRHRSDALAGGGCGSQDAPETAGCGAHGASGGGCGPCGGHGEPAPAEAGESAPAGAARTDLVAVRRRGAGTDLAPNA comes from the coding sequence ATGGACCTGCTGAACACGCTGGTGGACAAGGGGCTGCGGCGCGAACTGCCGACCCGCGAAGAAGCGCTCGCCGTGCTGGCGACCTCCGACGACGACCTGCTCGACGTGGTGGCCGCCGCGGGCAAGGTACGCCGCCAGTGGTTCGGGCGGCGCGTCAAACTCAACTACCTGGTCAACCTGAAGTCGGGGCTCTGCCCCGAGGACTGCTCGTACTGCTCGCAGCGGCTGGGTTCCCAGGCCGGGATCCTCAAGTACACCTGGCTGAAGCCGGACGAGGCGTCCAGGGCGGCCGCCGCCGGGGTCGCGGGCGGGGCCAAGCGGGTCTGCCTGGTGGCGAGCGGGCGCGGCCCGACGGACCGGGACGTGGACCGGGTCACCAAGACCATCGAGGCCATCAAGGAGCGACACGAGGGCGTCGAGGTCTGCGCCTGTCTCGGTCTGCTCTCCGACGGGCAGGCCGACCGGCTGCGTTCGGCGGGTGCCGACGCGTACAACCACAACCTCAACACGTCCGAGGAGACGTACGGGGCGATCACCACCACTCACACGTACGCGGACCGGGTGGAGACCGTGCAGCAGGCCCAGGCCGCCGGGCTCTCGGCGTGTTCCGGGCTGATCGCCGGGATGGGCGAGAGCGACAAGGACCTGGTCGACGTCGTCTTCGCGCTGCGCGACCTGGACCCGGACTCGGTGCCGGTGAACTTCCTGATCCCTTTCGAGGGAACGCCGCTGGCCAAGGAGTGGAACCTCACCCCGCAGCGCTGCCTGCGCATCCTCGCCATGGTCCGCTTCGTCTGCCCGGACGTCGAGGTCCGGCTCGCGGGCGGCCGCGAGGTGCATCTGCGGTCGATGCAGCCGCTGGCGCTGCACCTGGTGAACTCGGTCTTCCTCGGTGATTACCTGACCAGCGAGGGCCAGGCGGGCCAGGCGGACCTGGACATGATCGCGGACGCCGGGTTCGAGGTGGAGGGCCAGGGCACGACCACGCTGCCGCGTCACCGGTCCGACGCGCTCGCCGGGGGCGGTTGCGGTTCGCAGGACGCCCCGGAGACGGCTGGCTGCGGTGCGCACGGAGCGTCCGGCGGCGGCTGCGGGCCGTGCGGTGGCCATGGCGAGCCGGCGCCCGCCGAAGCCGGGGAGAGCGCCCCGGCCGGCGCGGCGCGTACGGATCTGGTCGCGGTCCGCCGGCGCGGTGCGGGGACGGATCTCGCGCCCAATGCCTGA
- a CDS encoding fic family toxin-antitoxin system, toxin component: MNLRIDLSWLLMVAEHKTPGDPQVVDWGALVAAVARHEAEIFGSAVYSDPHARAAALLQLLLHVPALERSNAMFASAVAYGYLVASGLKVITSPEQVRDLALLVKQGKADVRAIADELRQWSV, translated from the coding sequence TTGAACCTGCGGATCGACCTCTCCTGGCTGCTCATGGTCGCCGAGCACAAGACCCCCGGTGACCCCCAGGTCGTCGACTGGGGCGCCCTCGTCGCCGCGGTCGCCCGCCACGAGGCGGAGATCTTCGGCAGCGCCGTCTACAGCGACCCGCACGCGCGGGCGGCCGCCCTGTTGCAGCTGCTGCTCCATGTCCCCGCCCTGGAACGTTCGAACGCCATGTTCGCCTCGGCCGTCGCGTACGGCTATCTGGTCGCCTCCGGGCTGAAGGTCATCACCTCGCCCGAGCAGGTGCGCGATCTGGCCCTCCTGGTCAAGCAGGGCAAGGCGGACGTACGCGCCATCGCGGACGAGCTGCGTCAGTGGAGCGTCTGA
- a CDS encoding hemolysin family protein translates to MIEVLLLFVALLLCVACGAFVAAEFSLTTVERGELEQAVERGDRGASSALKAVRSLTFQLSGAQLGITVTNLVIGMLSEPSIAKLIRGPVEAAGLPPAAASTLALVIGTALSTVVLMVVGELVPKNWAISSPLSVAKAVATPQRVFTAVFRPFISHLNNTANRIVRRFGLEPTEELASARSPQELVALARHSAKEGALEADTAELFVRTLNLAELTAENVMTPRVQVTALEVRATAEDVANATRATGLSRFPVYRGSLDTVVGVAHIKDVLAIPADERPRKRVSEMLREPLLVPETLTVDRLLDQLSGKLAMAVVIDEYGGTAGVVTLEDIVEEVVGEVRDEHDPHETPDLAASGEDADGRTLWSADGAARTDQLGRIGLRVPDGPYETLAGLIAAELGRIPTVDDTVELAGWRIDVVDATGRRAARALLHAPPPGAEEQRAEEGR, encoded by the coding sequence ATGATCGAAGTGCTTCTGCTGTTCGTCGCCCTGCTGCTCTGTGTCGCGTGCGGTGCCTTCGTCGCGGCGGAGTTCTCGCTGACCACGGTGGAGCGCGGCGAGCTGGAGCAGGCCGTCGAACGCGGTGACCGGGGCGCGTCGAGCGCCCTGAAGGCCGTCCGCAGCCTGACCTTCCAGCTCTCGGGCGCGCAGCTCGGGATCACCGTCACCAACCTGGTGATCGGCATGCTCTCCGAGCCGTCGATCGCCAAGCTGATCCGCGGCCCGGTGGAGGCCGCCGGTCTGCCTCCCGCCGCCGCCTCGACGCTGGCCCTCGTCATCGGTACGGCCCTGTCCACGGTGGTCCTGATGGTCGTCGGCGAGCTGGTCCCGAAGAACTGGGCGATCTCATCGCCGCTCTCGGTGGCCAAGGCGGTCGCCACCCCGCAGCGGGTGTTCACCGCCGTGTTCCGGCCCTTCATCAGCCACCTCAACAACACGGCGAACCGCATCGTGCGCCGCTTCGGCCTGGAGCCGACCGAGGAGCTGGCCTCCGCCCGCAGCCCGCAGGAGCTGGTCGCCCTGGCCCGGCACTCCGCGAAGGAGGGGGCGCTGGAGGCCGACACCGCCGAACTCTTCGTACGAACCCTGAATCTGGCGGAGCTGACCGCGGAGAACGTGATGACCCCTCGGGTCCAGGTGACCGCGCTGGAGGTACGGGCGACGGCCGAGGACGTGGCCAACGCGACCCGCGCCACCGGGCTGTCCCGGTTCCCCGTCTACCGGGGCAGCCTGGACACCGTGGTCGGCGTGGCCCATATCAAGGACGTGCTGGCGATCCCCGCCGACGAGCGGCCCCGTAAGCGGGTCTCGGAGATGCTGCGTGAACCCCTGCTCGTACCGGAGACGCTCACCGTGGACCGGCTGCTGGACCAGCTGTCCGGGAAGCTCGCCATGGCGGTGGTGATCGACGAGTACGGCGGTACGGCAGGCGTGGTGACGCTGGAGGACATCGTGGAGGAGGTCGTCGGCGAGGTACGCGACGAGCACGACCCGCACGAGACGCCCGACCTGGCGGCCTCCGGTGAGGACGCCGACGGCCGCACCCTGTGGTCGGCCGACGGTGCGGCCCGCACCGATCAGCTGGGCCGGATCGGCCTGCGGGTGCCCGACGGGCCCTACGAGACGCTGGCCGGGCTGATCGCCGCCGAGCTCGGGCGGATCCCGACGGTGGACGACACCGTGGAGCTGGCGGGGTGGCGGATCGACGTGGTGGACGCCACGGGCCGCCGGGCCGCGCGGGCACTGCTGCACGCACCGCCGCCCGGTGCCGAGGAGCAGCGGGCGGAGGAGGGCCGGTGA